In the genome of Pseudomonas sp. HS6, one region contains:
- a CDS encoding SDR family oxidoreductase: MHPYFSLQGRTALVTGGTRGIGKMIAKAFVEAGARVYVCSRDAEACHQTAEELSNLGTCHGVAANLATEDGVKELAERLGEQITHLDILVNNAGTTWGAPLESYPVKGWEKVMQLNVTSVFSCIQQFLPLLRKAGSAANPARIINIGSVAGISSFGEQAYAYGPSKAALHQLSRILARELVSQHINVNVIAPGRFPSKMTQHIGSDQQALAEDTALIPMKRWGREEEMAALAISLASTAGAYMTGNIIPLDGGFSL, translated from the coding sequence ATGCACCCGTATTTCTCCCTGCAAGGCCGCACCGCACTGGTGACCGGCGGCACCCGTGGTATCGGCAAAATGATCGCCAAAGCGTTTGTCGAGGCAGGCGCCCGCGTGTACGTCTGCTCGCGGGACGCAGAAGCCTGTCACCAGACCGCTGAAGAACTCAGTAACCTGGGCACTTGTCATGGGGTGGCGGCGAATCTGGCGACTGAAGACGGCGTAAAGGAGCTGGCCGAGCGACTGGGCGAGCAGATCACCCATCTGGACATTCTGGTGAACAACGCCGGCACCACGTGGGGGGCGCCACTGGAGAGCTACCCGGTCAAGGGTTGGGAAAAAGTGATGCAGCTCAACGTGACCTCGGTATTCAGTTGCATCCAGCAATTCCTGCCACTGCTGCGCAAGGCTGGCTCGGCGGCGAATCCCGCGCGGATCATCAACATCGGTTCAGTGGCGGGGATTTCATCTTTCGGCGAACAGGCCTACGCCTACGGGCCGAGCAAAGCGGCCCTGCATCAACTGTCACGAATCCTCGCCCGGGAACTGGTGAGCCAGCACATCAATGTCAACGTCATCGCGCCGGGGCGCTTCCCGAGCAAGATGACCCAACACATCGGCAGTGATCAGCAGGCATTGGCCGAAGACACCGCGCTGATCCCGATGAAACGCTGGGGCCGCGAAGAGGAAATGGCGGCGCTGGCGATCAGCCTGGCGAGTACCGCCGGGGCCTACATGACCGGGAATATCATTCCGCTGGATGGTGGGTTCAGCCTCTGA
- the tsaA gene encoding tRNA (N6-threonylcarbamoyladenosine(37)-N6)-methyltransferase TrmO translates to MTYSVSPIGFVRSCFKEKFAIPRQPQLAPAARGVLELVAPFDQGDAVQGLEQVSHVWLLFVFHQALEEKPRLKVRPPRLGGNKSMGVFATRATHRPNGIGQSVVKLDKVEANRLFISGIDLLDGTPILDIKPYVPYADIITDASNSIASAAPQLIDVRWADTALLQAHTHAQRLAEPLVELIEQCLAQDPRPAYQTPAPEREYGAQFWDLDVRWHYPTPEQIRVLEVIPAEA, encoded by the coding sequence ATGACTTACAGCGTCTCCCCCATCGGCTTCGTCCGCTCCTGCTTCAAGGAGAAGTTCGCCATCCCGCGCCAGCCGCAACTGGCCCCCGCTGCCCGTGGCGTGCTGGAACTGGTGGCACCGTTCGATCAGGGCGATGCCGTGCAGGGACTGGAGCAGGTCAGTCACGTCTGGCTGCTGTTCGTGTTCCATCAGGCGCTGGAAGAAAAGCCACGCCTCAAAGTCCGCCCTCCCCGTCTCGGTGGCAACAAGTCCATGGGCGTGTTCGCTACCCGCGCCACTCACCGGCCGAACGGCATCGGCCAGTCGGTGGTGAAACTGGACAAGGTCGAGGCCAATCGCCTGTTCATCTCCGGCATTGACCTGCTGGACGGCACGCCGATTCTCGACATCAAACCCTACGTGCCTTACGCCGACATCATCACTGACGCCTCCAACAGTATCGCCAGTGCTGCGCCGCAACTGATCGACGTGCGGTGGGCGGACACGGCGCTGCTACAGGCGCACACGCACGCTCAGCGCCTTGCCGAGCCGTTGGTCGAGCTGATCGAGCAATGCCTGGCCCAGGATCCGCGTCCGGCGTACCAGACGCCCGCGCCAGAGCGCGAATACGGCGCGCAGTTCTGGGATCTGGATGTGCGCTGGCACTATCCGACGCCGGAGCAGATCCGCGTCCTGGAAGTCATCCCCGCCGAGGCGTGA
- the recA gene encoding recombinase RecA, translating to MDDNKKKALAAALGQIERQFGKGAVMRMGDQDRQAIPAISTGSLGLDIALGIGGLPKGRIVEIYGPESSGKTTLTLSVIAQAQKAGATCAFVDAEHALDPEYAGKLGVNVDDLLVSQPDTGEQALEITDMLVRSNAVDVIIVDSVAALVPKAEIEGEMGDMHVGLQARLMSQALRKITGNIKNANCLVIFINQIRMKIGVMFGSPETTTGGNALKFYASVRLDIRRTGAVKEGDEVVGSETRVKVVKNKVASPFRQAEFQILYGKGIYLNGEMIDLGVLHGFVEKSGAWYAYEGTKIGQGKANSAKFLADNPEVAAKLEKQLRDKLLTPTVIADSKTSAVKETEDDLADADI from the coding sequence ATGGACGACAACAAGAAGAAAGCCTTGGCTGCGGCCCTGGGTCAGATCGAACGTCAATTCGGCAAGGGTGCCGTAATGCGTATGGGCGATCAGGATCGTCAGGCGATCCCGGCCATTTCTACCGGCTCTCTGGGTCTGGACATCGCGCTCGGCATCGGCGGCCTGCCAAAAGGTCGTATTGTTGAAATCTACGGTCCTGAATCTTCCGGTAAAACCACACTGACGCTGTCGGTGATCGCCCAGGCCCAGAAGGCCGGCGCGACCTGCGCATTCGTCGACGCCGAACACGCCCTCGACCCTGAGTATGCCGGCAAACTGGGCGTCAACGTCGACGACCTGCTGGTTTCCCAGCCGGACACCGGCGAACAGGCCCTGGAAATCACCGACATGCTGGTGCGCTCCAACGCCGTTGACGTGATCATCGTCGACTCCGTGGCTGCACTGGTACCGAAGGCTGAAATCGAAGGCGAAATGGGTGACATGCACGTGGGCCTGCAAGCCCGTCTGATGTCCCAGGCGCTGCGTAAAATCACCGGTAACATCAAGAACGCCAACTGCCTGGTGATCTTCATCAACCAGATCCGCATGAAGATCGGCGTGATGTTCGGCAGCCCGGAAACCACCACCGGTGGTAACGCGCTGAAGTTCTACGCTTCGGTTCGTCTCGACATCCGCCGTACCGGCGCGGTGAAGGAAGGCGACGAAGTGGTCGGCAGCGAAACCCGCGTCAAGGTTGTAAAGAACAAGGTGGCTTCGCCGTTCCGTCAGGCCGAGTTCCAGATTCTTTATGGCAAGGGCATCTACCTGAACGGCGAGATGATCGACCTGGGCGTGCTGCACGGTTTCGTTGAGAAGTCCGGCGCCTGGTATGCCTACGAAGGCACCAAGATCGGTCAGGGCAAGGCCAACTCGGCCAAGTTCCTGGCAGACAACCCGGAAGTCGCTGCCAAGCTCGAGAAGCAACTGCGTGACAAGTTGCTGACGCCGACAGTGATCGCCGACTCCAAGACGTCTGCGGTCAAAGAGACCGAAGACGACCTGGCTGACGCTGACATCTGA
- the recX gene encoding recombination regulator RecX: MTTAVLDTLVAVRRTSMDLLARREHGRVELTRKLRQRGAQPEMIETALDRLTEEGLLSEARYLESFVSYRARSGYGPLRIREELSQRGLQRADIELALRESGISWQEQLTDTWQRKFSGQLPVDAKERARQGRFLAYRGFSMEMINRLFSGRGMDD, from the coding sequence ATGACAACCGCCGTACTCGATACCCTCGTCGCGGTGCGGCGAACCTCAATGGACCTGCTCGCACGTCGCGAGCACGGTCGAGTCGAGCTGACGCGTAAACTGCGTCAGCGCGGCGCCCAACCCGAAATGATCGAAACAGCCCTCGACCGCTTGACGGAAGAAGGGCTGCTATCCGAAGCCCGTTATCTGGAAAGCTTTGTTTCTTACCGCGCCCGCTCAGGTTATGGCCCGTTACGGATTCGTGAGGAGCTCAGCCAGCGCGGCTTGCAGCGTGCCGATATCGAACTTGCCTTGCGCGAGAGCGGTATCAGCTGGCAGGAACAGCTCACAGACACGTGGCAACGGAAGTTCTCCGGACAGCTTCCCGTCGACGCCAAGGAGCGAGCCAGACAAGGCCGGTTTCTGGCGTATCGAGGGTTCTCGATGGAGATGATCAACCGCTTGTTCAGCGGCAGAGGGATGGACGATTAA
- a CDS encoding rRNA pseudouridine synthase has translation MTDPIRLSKRLIELVGCSRREAELFIEGGWVTVDGEVIDEPQFKVGDQKVELDKDAKATAPEPVTILLNVPAGMDIDTAMQSLNAETLSEEHRYGKRPLRGHFLRLTASADLQPKASGLLVFTQDWKVLRKLTADAAKIEQEYVVEVEGDMVAHGLNRLQHGLTHKGKELPPVKASWQNENRLRFAMKNPQPGIIAQFCEAVGLKVVGIRRIRIGGVSIGKVPAGQWRYLSGKEKF, from the coding sequence ATGACTGACCCGATTCGCCTCTCCAAACGCCTCATCGAACTGGTCGGTTGCTCCCGCCGGGAGGCCGAGCTGTTCATCGAGGGCGGCTGGGTCACCGTGGACGGCGAAGTCATCGACGAGCCGCAGTTCAAGGTCGGCGACCAGAAAGTCGAGCTCGACAAGGACGCCAAGGCCACCGCACCGGAGCCGGTGACCATTCTGCTCAACGTACCGGCGGGCATGGACATCGACACTGCCATGCAGTCGCTGAACGCCGAGACCCTCAGCGAAGAGCACCGCTACGGCAAGCGTCCACTGCGCGGGCACTTCCTGCGTCTGACCGCCAGCGCCGACCTGCAACCCAAGGCCAGCGGCCTGCTGGTGTTCACCCAGGACTGGAAGGTGCTGCGCAAGCTCACTGCCGATGCGGCCAAGATCGAGCAGGAATACGTGGTCGAAGTCGAAGGCGACATGGTCGCCCACGGCCTCAATCGCCTGCAGCACGGCCTTACCCACAAGGGCAAGGAGCTGCCGCCGGTCAAGGCCAGCTGGCAGAACGAAAACCGCCTGCGCTTCGCCATGAAAAATCCGCAGCCGGGGATCATCGCCCAGTTCTGTGAAGCGGTCGGGCTGAAGGTCGTCGGCATCCGCCGCATCCGCATCGGCGGCGTATCGATCGGCAAGGTGCCGGCCGGCCAATGGCGCTACCTGTCCGGCAAAGAGAAGTTCTAA
- a CDS encoding LysR family transcriptional regulator, which yields MRFTLRQLQVFVAVAQQESVSRAAGLLNLSQSAASTSITELERQSSCQLFDRAGKRLSLNALGKQLLPQAVALLDQAKEIEDLLNGKSGFGSLSVGATLTIGNYLATLLIGGFMQRHPESQVKLHVQNTANIVQQVAHYEIDLGLIEGDCSHPDIEVQSWVEDELVVFCAPQHPLAKRGSATMEELTHEAWILREQGSGTRLTFDQAMRHHRSALNIRLELEHTEAIKRAVESGLGIGCISRLALRDAFRRGSLVPVETPDLDLARQFYFIWHKQKYQTSAMREFLELCRAFTAGVQRSDEIVLPTIA from the coding sequence ATGCGATTTACTCTTCGTCAACTGCAAGTCTTCGTCGCCGTCGCCCAGCAGGAAAGTGTGTCCCGTGCTGCGGGTCTGCTCAACCTGTCGCAATCGGCCGCCAGCACGTCCATCACCGAACTGGAGCGCCAATCCAGCTGCCAGTTGTTCGACCGCGCCGGCAAACGCCTGAGCCTCAACGCCCTCGGCAAACAATTATTGCCGCAAGCGGTGGCCCTGCTCGATCAGGCCAAGGAAATCGAGGATCTGCTCAACGGCAAATCCGGTTTCGGCTCGCTGTCGGTGGGCGCAACCCTGACCATCGGCAATTACCTGGCGACCCTGCTGATCGGCGGTTTCATGCAGCGTCACCCGGAAAGCCAAGTGAAGCTGCACGTGCAGAACACTGCCAATATCGTGCAACAAGTGGCGCATTACGAAATTGATCTGGGTCTAATCGAAGGTGATTGCAGCCACCCGGACATCGAAGTGCAAAGCTGGGTCGAAGATGAACTGGTGGTGTTCTGCGCCCCGCAGCACCCGTTGGCCAAACGCGGCAGCGCCACCATGGAAGAGTTGACGCATGAAGCGTGGATTCTGCGTGAACAAGGCTCCGGTACTCGCCTGACCTTCGATCAGGCCATGCGCCACCATCGCAGTGCGCTGAACATTCGTCTGGAACTGGAACACACGGAAGCGATCAAGCGCGCCGTGGAATCAGGTCTGGGGATTGGCTGCATTTCGCGCCTGGCGCTGCGTGACGCCTTCCGGCGCGGCAGTCTGGTGCCGGTAGAGACGCCGGATCTGGATCTGGCGCGGCAGTTCTACTTTATCTGGCACAAACAGAAGTACCAGACCTCCGCCATGCGCGAGTTTCTCGAGCTGTGCCGCGCCTTCACCGCCGGGGTCCAGCGCAGCGACGAGATCGTCTTGCCGACGATCGCTTAA
- a CDS encoding DUF1456 family protein, with translation MVHNDVLRSVRYMLDISDKKVVEIIKLGGLDVTLADVVTWLDKKEEDEEGFVRCPDDVIAHFLDGLVVFKRGKDESRPPQPIEVPVTNNIILKKLRVAFELKEDDMHAILKAAEFPVSKPELSALFRKVGHTNYRPCGDQLLRNFLKGLTLRVRG, from the coding sequence ATGGTTCATAACGACGTATTGCGCAGCGTGCGCTACATGCTCGACATCAGCGACAAGAAAGTCGTCGAGATCATCAAACTCGGCGGTCTGGACGTAACCCTCGCCGACGTGGTGACCTGGCTCGACAAGAAGGAAGAAGACGAAGAAGGTTTCGTGCGCTGTCCGGACGACGTCATCGCGCACTTCCTCGATGGCCTGGTGGTGTTCAAGCGCGGCAAGGACGAAAGCCGTCCGCCGCAGCCGATCGAAGTGCCGGTAACCAACAACATCATCCTGAAAAAGCTGCGCGTGGCCTTCGAACTGAAGGAAGACGACATGCACGCGATCCTCAAGGCCGCCGAGTTCCCGGTGTCCAAGCCTGAGTTGAGCGCGCTGTTCCGCAAGGTCGGCCACACCAACTACCGTCCGTGCGGCGACCAGTTGCTGCGCAATTTCCTCAAGGGTCTGACCCTGCGCGTTCGCGGCTGA
- a CDS encoding CinA family protein, which produces MKEITQLAAELGRRLQLLNAHVTTAESCTGGGIAEAITRIPGSSAWFEAGYVTYSNRQKTQQLNVPADLFPTVGAVSREVVEAMTRGAQEKSRARFAVAVSGVAGPDGGSPNKPVGTVWLAWGVGDAVSSEVQHFPGNRDEVRRQTVKAALEGLLRLAAREIENQG; this is translated from the coding sequence GTGAAAGAAATCACTCAATTGGCGGCCGAACTTGGCCGACGCCTGCAATTGCTCAACGCCCACGTCACCACCGCCGAGTCCTGCACCGGTGGCGGGATTGCCGAAGCCATCACCCGGATCCCTGGGAGCTCGGCGTGGTTCGAGGCCGGTTATGTCACGTATTCCAACCGACAGAAAACCCAGCAGTTGAATGTGCCGGCGGATCTGTTTCCCACGGTCGGTGCAGTCAGTCGCGAGGTGGTCGAGGCCATGACGCGCGGCGCCCAGGAAAAAAGCCGAGCACGATTTGCCGTGGCGGTCAGCGGCGTGGCCGGGCCGGACGGCGGTTCGCCGAACAAACCGGTGGGCACGGTGTGGCTGGCCTGGGGGGTGGGTGATGCGGTTTCCAGTGAGGTTCAGCACTTCCCCGGCAACCGCGACGAAGTCCGCCGACAAACGGTGAAGGCCGCGCTAGAGGGGCTCCTGCGACTAGCGGCACGAGAAATCGAAAATCAGGGGTAG
- a CDS encoding PA3611 family quorum-sensing-regulated virulence factor — protein sequence MLRLIVPTAAIALALSFSAQAASLKEQNLNKELQNVAAQSSAGTPRAINEDILDQGYTVEGTTLINHLSVQASHADKMRADPKAVYFQLGASVCNNPSYRKLMAKGAVMRYDFSEVKTNKAIGSASYQESDCPKAAPAKKK from the coding sequence ATGCTGCGCCTTATCGTTCCTACCGCGGCCATTGCGCTGGCGTTGTCCTTCAGCGCACAGGCTGCGTCCCTGAAAGAGCAGAACCTGAACAAGGAACTGCAAAACGTCGCCGCTCAAAGCAGTGCCGGTACGCCACGAGCGATCAACGAAGACATTCTCGATCAGGGCTACACCGTCGAAGGCACCACGCTGATCAATCACCTGAGCGTGCAGGCAAGCCATGCCGACAAAATGCGCGCCGATCCCAAAGCCGTTTATTTCCAGTTGGGCGCTTCGGTCTGCAACAACCCGTCGTACCGCAAGCTGATGGCCAAGGGTGCCGTGATGCGTTACGACTTCAGCGAAGTGAAGACCAACAAGGCCATCGGCTCCGCCAGCTATCAGGAATCGGATTGCCCGAAAGCCGCCCCGGCGAAGAAAAAGTAA
- the erdR gene encoding response regulator transcription factor ErdR: MATYDILIADDHPLFRSALHQAVTMGLGPDVRMVEVASIAELEARLTEKADWDLVLLDLNMPGAFGFSGLVMLRGQYPQIPVVMVSAQEEASVMVKSREFGASGFIPKSSDLSVIQEAVRKVLDGDVFWPPQAFEAVSVSDEAKAASDGLASLTPQQFRVLTMVCEGLLNKQIAYELSVSEATIKAHVTAIFRKLNVRTRTQAALLLQQLESIPSQ; the protein is encoded by the coding sequence ATGGCCACATACGACATCCTGATTGCCGATGATCACCCACTTTTTCGTAGCGCACTGCATCAAGCGGTGACGATGGGCCTTGGCCCGGATGTGCGAATGGTGGAAGTGGCGAGCATTGCCGAACTGGAAGCCCGCCTGACCGAAAAGGCCGACTGGGATCTGGTGCTGCTGGACCTGAACATGCCGGGCGCTTTTGGATTTTCCGGGCTGGTGATGTTGCGCGGGCAGTACCCGCAGATTCCGGTGGTGATGGTTTCGGCGCAGGAAGAAGCTTCGGTGATGGTCAAGTCGCGGGAGTTCGGCGCCAGTGGTTTCATTCCCAAGTCGAGCGACTTGAGCGTGATTCAGGAAGCGGTGCGCAAAGTACTGGACGGCGATGTATTCTGGCCGCCACAGGCGTTCGAAGCCGTCAGCGTCTCCGACGAAGCCAAAGCTGCCAGCGACGGCCTGGCAAGCCTGACGCCTCAGCAGTTCCGGGTGTTGACCATGGTCTGCGAAGGCCTGCTCAACAAGCAGATCGCCTATGAGTTGAGCGTGTCGGAAGCGACCATCAAGGCCCACGTCACGGCGATCTTTCGCAAGCTGAACGTGCGGACCCGGACTCAGGCGGCTTTACTCTTGCAACAACTTGAGTCAATTCCGAGCCAGTAA
- a CDS encoding GNAT family N-acetyltransferase, with translation MRHHSVIHTPKLSDYQELTRVWEASVRATHDFLPDSYIELLRNLVLTRYLDAVMLICTKDREQRITGFAGVAAGKIEMLFIDPEHRGQGLGKKLLNYAMQHLNADELDVNEQNPQALGFYFKQGFEVIGRSEVDGMGQPYPLLHMRLKQPEQRAVRG, from the coding sequence ATGCGTCACCATTCGGTCATCCACACGCCGAAACTCAGCGATTACCAGGAACTGACCCGGGTCTGGGAGGCCTCGGTCCGCGCGACCCATGATTTTCTGCCGGACAGTTACATCGAGCTGCTGCGCAATCTGGTGCTCACCCGCTACCTCGATGCAGTGATGTTGATTTGCACCAAGGATCGCGAACAACGCATCACCGGGTTTGCCGGCGTAGCGGCAGGCAAGATCGAAATGCTCTTCATTGACCCCGAACATCGTGGCCAAGGGCTGGGCAAGAAGCTGCTCAATTATGCGATGCAGCACTTGAACGCCGATGAACTGGACGTCAACGAACAGAACCCGCAGGCCCTGGGTTTCTACTTCAAGCAGGGGTTCGAAGTGATCGGCCGGTCGGAAGTCGACGGCATGGGCCAGCCTTATCCGTTGCTGCACATGCGTCTGAAACAGCCGGAACAGCGCGCCGTACGCGGCTAA
- the fpr gene encoding ferredoxin-NADP reductase has translation MSNMNHERVLSVHHWNDTLFSFKCTRDPGLRFENGQFVMIGLQQPNGRPLMRAYSIASPNWEEHLEFFSIKVQDGPLTSQLQHLKEGDEIIISKKPTGTLVLDDLNPGKHLYLLSTGTGLAPFMSVIQDPETYERFEKVILVHGVRYVNEVAYREFITEHLPQNEFFGEALRDKLIYYPTVTREPFENQGRLTDLMRSGKLFSDIGLPPINPQDDRAMICGSPSMLDETSEVLDSFGLKISARMREPGDYLIERAFVEK, from the coding sequence ATGAGCAACATGAACCACGAGCGTGTCCTCAGTGTTCATCACTGGAACGACACTCTGTTCAGCTTCAAGTGCACCCGCGATCCGGGCCTGCGCTTCGAGAACGGTCAGTTCGTGATGATCGGCCTGCAACAGCCCAACGGCCGCCCGCTTATGCGCGCATACTCGATCGCCAGCCCGAACTGGGAAGAGCATCTCGAGTTCTTCAGCATCAAGGTGCAGGACGGTCCGCTGACCTCCCAGCTGCAGCACTTGAAGGAAGGCGACGAGATCATCATCTCGAAGAAGCCGACCGGCACCTTGGTGCTGGATGACCTGAACCCGGGCAAGCATTTGTACCTGCTGAGCACCGGCACCGGTCTGGCGCCGTTCATGAGCGTGATCCAGGACCCTGAAACCTACGAGCGCTTCGAGAAAGTGATCCTGGTTCACGGTGTTCGTTACGTCAACGAAGTCGCCTACCGCGAGTTCATCACCGAGCATCTGCCGCAGAACGAGTTCTTCGGCGAGGCGCTGCGTGACAAGCTGATCTACTACCCGACCGTAACCCGCGAACCGTTCGAGAATCAGGGTCGTCTGACCGACCTGATGCGCAGCGGCAAGCTGTTCAGCGACATCGGCCTGCCACCGATCAACCCGCAGGACGACCGCGCGATGATCTGCGGCAGCCCGAGCATGCTCGACGAGACCAGCGAAGTGCTCGACAGCTTCGGCCTGAAGATCTCGGCGCGTATGCGCGAGCCGGGTGATTACCTGATCGAGCGCGCATTCGTCGAGAAGTAA
- a CDS encoding TIGR00730 family Rossman fold protein has translation MPYQPNDLLSRHFQESGHDLTGKVEEQLNLVSPNSPNIPIYRDMILTVLRMAQEDHNRWNAKITLQALRELEQAFRTLEQFKGRRKVTVFGSARTPVEHPLYAMARELGAALARSDMMVITGAGGGIMAAAHEGAGRDHSLGFNITLPFEQHANPTVDGTGNLLPFHFFFTRKLFFVKEADALVLCPGGFGTLDEALEVLTLIQTGKSPLVPVVLLDAPGGTFWQGALDFIRQQLEENRYILPTDLKLMRLVYSVEEAVQQINQFYSNFHSSRWLKRQFVIRMNHKLSDQALDHMQEAFADLCLSDRFHQHAYSGEEHDEARFSHLARLAFAFNARDHGRLRELVDFINLPENWAQSRPQTAQHNREPSKVI, from the coding sequence ATGCCTTACCAACCGAATGACCTGCTCAGCCGTCATTTTCAGGAAAGCGGCCACGACCTCACCGGCAAGGTCGAAGAACAACTCAACCTGGTTTCCCCTAACAGTCCGAACATCCCCATCTACCGCGACATGATCCTGACCGTGCTGCGCATGGCCCAGGAAGACCACAATCGCTGGAACGCCAAGATCACCCTACAAGCCCTGCGTGAACTGGAGCAGGCGTTTCGAACGCTGGAGCAGTTCAAGGGCCGGCGCAAGGTCACCGTATTCGGTTCGGCGCGCACTCCGGTCGAGCATCCGCTGTACGCCATGGCCCGTGAACTGGGCGCAGCCCTGGCCAGATCAGACATGATGGTCATCACCGGTGCCGGTGGTGGAATCATGGCCGCCGCGCATGAAGGGGCCGGCCGCGATCACAGCCTGGGGTTCAACATCACCCTGCCCTTCGAACAGCATGCCAACCCTACCGTGGACGGCACCGGGAACCTGCTGCCCTTCCACTTTTTTTTCACGCGCAAACTGTTCTTCGTCAAGGAAGCCGATGCACTGGTGCTGTGCCCCGGCGGCTTCGGCACGCTGGACGAAGCGCTGGAAGTCCTGACCCTGATCCAGACCGGCAAGAGCCCGCTGGTGCCAGTGGTACTGCTGGACGCGCCGGGCGGCACGTTCTGGCAAGGGGCGCTGGATTTCATCCGCCAACAACTGGAGGAGAACCGCTACATCCTGCCAACCGATCTGAAGCTGATGCGCCTGGTCTACAGCGTTGAAGAGGCGGTGCAGCAGATCAATCAGTTCTACAGCAACTTCCACTCCAGCCGCTGGCTCAAGCGTCAATTCGTGATTCGGATGAACCACAAGCTCAGCGATCAGGCACTCGATCACATGCAGGAAGCCTTCGCCGATCTGTGCCTGAGCGACAGGTTCCATCAACACGCCTACAGCGGCGAGGAACATGACGAGGCCCGGTTCAGCCACTTGGCACGACTGGCCTTCGCCTTCAACGCCCGGGATCACGGGCGCCTGCGCGAGCTGGTGGACTTCATCAACCTGCCGGAAAACTGGGCCCAGTCCAGACCCCAAACGGCGCAGCACAACCGCGAACCGTCGAAGGTAATCTGA
- a CDS encoding diacylglycerol kinase, giving the protein MSPFKGQTGLKRILNASGYSLDGLRAAFTGEAAFRQLVLLNVVLIPLTFFLNVSRVEQALLIAVCLLALIVELLNSAVEAAIDRISLELHPLSKNAKDMGSAAQFVALSMIALVWAVILL; this is encoded by the coding sequence ATGTCACCTTTCAAGGGCCAGACGGGCCTGAAACGCATCCTCAACGCTTCCGGTTACTCGCTGGACGGTTTGCGCGCAGCCTTCACCGGCGAAGCGGCGTTCCGCCAGCTGGTGCTACTTAACGTGGTGCTGATTCCACTGACGTTCTTCCTGAATGTCAGCCGTGTCGAGCAGGCGTTGCTGATCGCTGTGTGCCTGCTGGCGCTGATCGTCGAGCTGCTGAACTCTGCGGTGGAGGCGGCCATCGACCGCATTTCCCTGGAGCTGCACCCACTGTCCAAGAACGCCAAGGACATGGGCAGCGCCGCGCAATTCGTGGCACTGAGCATGATTGCCCTGGTGTGGGCGGTGATTCTGCTTTAA
- a CDS encoding tRNA-uridine aminocarboxypropyltransferase gives MNHAPNAVARLRDQREDEGIKPIQARGFRSERCRDCRVIISHCLCAWRPTVDTRSGVCLIMTGKEVFKPSNTGWLIADIVRDNHAFIWSRTEPDEQLLALLNDPQWQPYLVFPGEYVEPSRVTNTVDLDTSKRPLFILLDATWTEARKIFRKSPYFDRLPILSLLPDKLSRYRLRRSTRSEHLCTAEVAALCLELAGDTDGASALDAYFDVFSQHYLGAKQQLDVNVSTPAHVELLPFIQNAQPVAV, from the coding sequence ATGAACCATGCCCCCAACGCCGTGGCCCGCCTGCGCGATCAGCGCGAGGATGAGGGCATCAAGCCGATTCAGGCCCGTGGTTTTCGCTCCGAGCGTTGCCGTGACTGTCGGGTGATCATCAGCCATTGCCTGTGCGCCTGGCGCCCGACTGTCGACACTCGCTCCGGTGTCTGCCTGATCATGACCGGCAAGGAAGTGTTCAAGCCAAGCAACACCGGCTGGTTGATCGCCGACATCGTGCGGGACAATCACGCTTTCATCTGGTCGCGGACCGAACCGGACGAACAACTGCTGGCGCTGCTGAACGACCCGCAATGGCAACCATATCTCGTGTTCCCCGGCGAGTACGTCGAACCTTCGCGGGTGACCAACACCGTGGATCTCGATACCAGCAAGCGCCCGCTGTTTATCCTGCTGGACGCAACCTGGACCGAGGCGCGCAAGATCTTCCGCAAAAGCCCGTACTTCGACCGCTTGCCGATCCTAAGTCTGTTGCCCGACAAACTGTCGCGTTATCGCCTGCGCCGTTCGACCCGCAGCGAGCACTTGTGCACCGCCGAAGTGGCGGCGCTGTGCCTGGAACTGGCGGGCGATACGGATGGCGCCTCGGCGCTGGACGCCTATTTCGATGTGTTCAGCCAGCATTACCTGGGCGCCAAACAGCAGCTTGATGTGAACGTGTCGACGCCGGCCCATGTCGAGTTGCTGCCATTCATTCAAAACGCGCAACCGGTCGCCGTCTGA